Proteins from a genomic interval of Tolypothrix sp. NIES-4075:
- a CDS encoding DUF1003 domain-containing protein, with protein MNYSSKPDSENSPEDNSETRLKSILPIAPLPEHISQNIDTIIALQTRNEQDVSRHQRAVETVTAFFGRPAFLYSILLVITLWIIPNILPRRFGIPRFDPAPFYSLQFGIATASLLMTAGVLIKQNRQEKLAEQRAQLSLQLNLLSEQKIAKLIGLVEELRQDLPNIKNRYDPEAEMMKEAADPHAVIVALEETLTQELESLQNQETSN; from the coding sequence GTGAATTACAGCAGCAAACCAGACTCGGAAAATTCACCAGAAGATAACAGTGAAACACGCCTGAAGAGCATTCTTCCTATTGCTCCACTGCCAGAACACATTAGTCAAAACATCGACACAATCATAGCGTTGCAGACACGCAATGAGCAAGACGTGTCCAGACACCAGCGAGCTGTGGAAACCGTGACCGCTTTTTTCGGTCGTCCGGCATTTCTGTATAGCATCCTGCTTGTAATTACCCTTTGGATAATACCCAATATTTTGCCACGGCGTTTCGGTATACCGCGATTTGATCCCGCTCCGTTTTATTCGCTGCAATTTGGCATCGCAACCGCTTCATTGCTAATGACAGCAGGAGTTTTAATTAAGCAAAATCGCCAAGAAAAGTTGGCAGAGCAACGAGCGCAGTTAAGCTTACAATTAAACCTGCTATCCGAGCAAAAAATTGCCAAACTCATTGGCTTGGTTGAAGAATTGCGTCAAGACCTTCCTAATATAAAAAATCGTTACGACCCCGAAGCCGAAATGATGAAGGAAGCTGCCGATCCCCATGCGGTAATTGTTGCGCTGGAGGAGACATTAACACAAGAATTAGAATCTCTCCAGAACCAGGAAACATCTAATTAA
- a CDS encoding phospholipase D-like domain-containing protein, whose amino-acid sequence MKVQCQLQGTFHRIQLSGTDSSAVSLVDLIRELQAVATQNRRRSPELLRQSFGLNFLPECVLINLLQQAQGVLRESELYQVPSLQLLHPVKSNFKAQVANTYRYQFASPEATLILTPDDSQLPFWTGNDSEKSGFYTVTLEQPNYPGLSDEFAKNIWQQAINYWLTLPENRQINIALQSLHSNIFRLITPQLQIWISLPDLSLDLRAAITFLRLGGNDTSGLSELAKSLVQQYQSTHSLPIIQLPQELSPDETLPAAQRLLIARRRNRSILEQIISTARKFILISSYIIEDESLTELICNKSQELPQGVWILTDLRNEIIDRIDAQVCDNVSLRTEYQRSHERNKACLKMLLDANIPIRSGAFHLKTYISEQYAYLGSCNLTGGSLDFNIEAGIISRNHFIHSQLINLFRQFWQQRSRDEVIPTLNADGFHLRSIHHSSQEEYQTYPSLLTPSRYKKDLIEKLRNFRGQVQIYSRSFQPSPEIEQYLRLLDTRIFLDSQMRVNCSTFNITKIDNLHAKITLLGNEVAYIGGINFNFSNSALTLNDLMYKTTNSKEITEIRQHIASLSS is encoded by the coding sequence ATGAAAGTTCAATGTCAACTGCAAGGTACATTTCATCGCATTCAGTTAAGTGGTACAGATTCAAGTGCTGTATCTTTAGTTGATTTAATTCGAGAACTGCAAGCGGTAGCAACTCAAAACCGCAGGCGATCGCCTGAATTATTGCGTCAATCTTTTGGCTTAAATTTTCTTCCAGAATGTGTTTTAATTAACTTGTTACAACAAGCGCAGGGTGTGCTTAGAGAAAGTGAACTATATCAAGTGCCATCCTTACAACTTCTCCACCCTGTTAAATCTAACTTTAAGGCGCAGGTTGCTAACACATACCGCTATCAATTTGCCTCCCCAGAAGCAACGCTTATTCTTACACCAGACGATTCACAACTTCCTTTTTGGACTGGTAATGATTCCGAAAAATCAGGATTTTACACCGTTACCTTAGAGCAACCTAATTATCCAGGTTTATCTGATGAGTTTGCCAAAAATATTTGGCAGCAGGCTATAAATTACTGGCTGACATTACCAGAAAATCGTCAAATTAATATTGCCCTACAATCCTTACATTCAAACATTTTTCGCCTAATAACACCTCAACTACAAATTTGGATTTCGTTGCCGGATTTATCTTTAGATTTAAGAGCAGCAATTACATTTTTACGGTTGGGTGGAAATGATACATCAGGTTTATCTGAGCTAGCTAAATCACTAGTTCAGCAGTATCAGTCAACTCATAGCTTACCAATTATTCAACTACCACAGGAACTCAGCCCTGATGAAACTTTACCCGCAGCACAACGTTTGCTAATTGCTAGGCGTAGAAATCGTTCTATTTTAGAACAAATCATCTCTACAGCACGTAAGTTTATCCTAATTTCCAGTTACATCATTGAAGATGAAAGCTTAACAGAATTAATTTGTAATAAATCCCAAGAATTACCTCAAGGTGTTTGGATTTTAACTGATTTGAGGAACGAAATCATAGATCGGATTGATGCTCAAGTATGCGATAATGTCTCTTTACGAACAGAGTATCAGCGTTCTCATGAGCGGAATAAAGCTTGTTTAAAAATGCTGCTGGATGCCAATATTCCCATCCGTAGCGGTGCTTTTCATCTCAAAACTTATATTTCTGAGCAATATGCTTATTTAGGCTCTTGTAATCTCACTGGAGGCAGCTTAGATTTTAATATCGAAGCAGGTATAATCAGTCGCAATCACTTTATTCATAGCCAATTAATCAATTTATTTCGGCAATTTTGGCAACAACGCAGCCGAGATGAGGTAATACCCACTCTCAACGCGGATGGTTTTCATCTGCGTTCCATCCATCACTCTTCTCAAGAAGAATATCAAACTTATCCCAGCCTATTGACTCCATCCCGCTACAAAAAGGATTTGATAGAAAAGCTGAGAAATTTTCGGGGACAGGTACAAATTTATAGTCGCAGCTTTCAACCATCCCCAGAAATAGAACAATATCTACGTTTATTAGATACCCGGATATTCCTTGATTCTCAAATGCGAGTTAATTGCTCAACATTTAATATAACAAAAATTGATAATCTTCATGCAAAAATTACGCTGCTGGGTAATGAAGTCGCTTATATTGGCGGCATAAATTTTAATTTTAGTAATAGTGCCTTAACTCTGAATGACTTAATGTATAAAACAACCAACTCGAAAGAAATTACTGAAATACGTCAACATATTGCTTCACTTTCTTCTTAA
- a CDS encoding AAA domain-containing protein, protein MNEQQFWAKLQQLVYESKEHQEIAQAQWERLVNHASPPLPTKLIIQTVCNGSIYLTERSPLNFPNFTPNVSLSANQQLALEMALSNSAIALIVGSPATGKTRIATSLAYAAINVSKRVLILTHHSAALTAYRNLPGYPFWCQQQDYRNWIVEQLRFQHLAQPQMNYLPLHLLPDGELAKLRTPARLETWLPIIQTSSQQQLTQLLKPAFPDLEIARVKLLAYRLKQLEPLLQQQLKLSQLYANLSESAITELAHQLSENPQVPILGTVAEFMQPQHQSLWQTTFDLVIVEEAQHLTWLELMLLSTLGHKLVLFGDEMPSHYSKSSPKQSFFAFFPQCFNWLSQHLLPAYSCQLTEQFRLHPEIAKLVYPVICNNWIQTQRTPIDYQLSQLKHRLVWQDVPNHKTGEEIIKFIQSLEPQLSSQIGIITFDVQQRDWLLANSPKFSQLLIGTVAEWAGIERAIAIVSCVGHPENIAVEAINIALTRGQDYLILFGDYDLCRQPGSPLRSFLYQPLHKERTVILS, encoded by the coding sequence ATGAATGAGCAACAATTTTGGGCAAAATTGCAACAATTAGTATACGAATCTAAAGAACATCAAGAAATTGCTCAAGCGCAATGGGAAAGATTAGTTAATCACGCTTCACCACCGCTACCAACTAAATTAATTATCCAGACTGTTTGTAACGGTTCTATTTATTTAACAGAGCGATCGCCCCTAAATTTTCCAAACTTTACCCCGAATGTTTCTCTCAGTGCCAATCAACAATTGGCATTAGAAATGGCTCTCTCCAATAGTGCGATCGCTTTAATTGTTGGTTCACCAGCCACTGGTAAAACCCGCATTGCCACGAGTCTAGCTTATGCCGCAATTAACGTTTCAAAACGTGTCCTAATTTTAACTCATCACAGTGCTGCCCTCACCGCCTATCGCAACTTACCAGGGTATCCTTTCTGGTGTCAACAGCAAGATTATCGCAACTGGATAGTTGAGCAACTGCGTTTTCAACATTTAGCCCAGCCGCAGATGAATTACTTGCCATTACATCTGCTACCTGATGGAGAATTGGCAAAACTGCGAACACCAGCAAGACTAGAAACATGGTTGCCAATTATTCAAACTTCTTCACAGCAACAACTAACTCAACTTTTAAAACCAGCATTTCCTGATTTAGAAATCGCACGAGTTAAACTGCTTGCTTATCGTCTCAAGCAATTAGAACCCTTGTTACAGCAGCAGTTAAAATTGAGTCAGCTTTATGCAAATTTATCTGAATCAGCGATTACAGAACTCGCTCATCAACTTAGTGAAAATCCACAAGTGCCAATCTTGGGTACTGTTGCCGAATTTATGCAGCCTCAGCATCAATCTCTGTGGCAAACTACCTTTGATTTAGTAATTGTAGAAGAAGCGCAGCATCTCACTTGGCTAGAACTAATGCTGCTTTCTACATTAGGGCATAAGCTCGTTTTGTTTGGTGATGAAATGCCAAGTCATTATTCTAAATCTTCCCCGAAGCAGTCGTTTTTTGCTTTCTTTCCCCAGTGCTTCAATTGGCTTAGTCAGCATTTACTTCCAGCATATAGTTGCCAGCTAACAGAGCAATTTAGACTACATCCAGAAATAGCTAAACTTGTTTATCCGGTAATCTGCAATAATTGGATTCAAACTCAACGAACACCGATTGATTATCAACTTAGCCAGCTAAAACATCGATTAGTTTGGCAAGATGTCCCCAACCATAAAACAGGGGAGGAAATTATTAAATTTATTCAAAGTCTTGAACCGCAACTCAGTTCGCAAATAGGCATAATCACATTTGACGTTCAACAGCGAGATTGGCTTTTAGCTAACTCTCCTAAATTTTCTCAACTCCTAATTGGTACAGTCGCAGAATGGGCAGGAATTGAACGAGCGATCGCTATTGTAAGTTGTGTAGGGCATCCCGAAAATATTGCTGTAGAAGCTATAAATATAGCTTTAACGCGAGGGCAAGACTACCTGATTTTATTTGGTGATTACGATTTATGCCGCCAGCCTGGTTCCCCGCTGCGAAGTTTTTTATATCAACCTTTACATAAAGAACGCACTGTGATTCTATCATGA
- a CDS encoding DUF2357 domain-containing protein yields the protein MRLYPSLFAYLNESLPVPQDTLLQARDRPIIALDPEENLSAQPCLIPIDDIYEIAFPYLKPTDIEHHHNQLEYVLKITINGLSYNLRVTDEVLDLDAIKEEKQLPEWESILGERLDNKTALLIGLFVGMFTNLFGYQKTRQPTILLTQLQEKLDQVNVNEANLPIVISLERRYQLCRKLEAIASKLRHQLRRQAELMPVGRIQEMDAYCLRDYIRRPGVTAAQKAGAKQQLMGIQRYQDFNTAENKFLVYFSQILHLNCYQYERSKARQYQTEVDKFRLVIDLFKQQPVVEGIKDRQYQFTKPNYVLQQNPVYRSFYQAYLEYIQKRFEKERIWSFRNQLFADTIYICLTAALLQFQGIGVDSTLSIGGSSISKQGRYIQHGASINVKVFLQNQVYVFGLKKATNKLLGDWLLTVEIHQLDLTELETKKLDFPIWVFWYRPNDEALLQLHKYLQKLNFKSGFVFYLQVPPSNLSPRGTIQSSSEWKLLLCQLPDLITAQGFSSTVALMARLIKSVVEHSL from the coding sequence ATGAGACTTTATCCTAGCCTGTTTGCCTATTTAAATGAGTCTCTGCCTGTGCCACAGGATACTTTATTACAAGCACGCGATCGCCCGATAATTGCCCTAGATCCAGAAGAAAATTTATCAGCGCAACCTTGCTTAATTCCTATTGATGATATCTATGAAATTGCTTTTCCTTATTTAAAACCTACAGATATAGAGCATCATCATAATCAGTTAGAATACGTCTTGAAGATAACCATCAACGGTCTGTCTTATAACCTGCGTGTCACTGATGAAGTTTTAGATTTAGACGCTATTAAAGAAGAAAAACAATTGCCAGAATGGGAAAGCATATTAGGGGAGCGTTTGGATAATAAAACGGCTCTTTTAATTGGGCTTTTCGTTGGTATGTTTACAAATTTATTCGGTTATCAGAAGACAAGACAGCCGACAATTTTATTAACTCAGTTACAAGAAAAGTTAGACCAAGTTAATGTTAATGAAGCGAATCTTCCTATAGTTATTAGTCTGGAACGCCGATATCAACTTTGCCGCAAATTAGAAGCGATCGCCTCTAAACTGCGTCATCAACTCAGAAGGCAAGCAGAACTAATGCCTGTGGGTAGAATTCAAGAAATGGATGCTTATTGCCTCAGAGACTACATCCGTCGTCCTGGTGTAACCGCTGCTCAAAAAGCAGGAGCAAAGCAACAGTTAATGGGCATCCAACGCTATCAAGATTTTAACACAGCAGAAAACAAGTTTCTCGTTTATTTCAGTCAGATTCTGCATCTCAATTGTTATCAATATGAGAGGAGTAAGGCGAGGCAGTATCAGACAGAAGTCGATAAATTTCGTTTAGTTATTGATTTGTTTAAGCAACAACCAGTAGTAGAAGGAATTAAAGACAGACAATATCAATTCACTAAGCCTAACTATGTTTTACAGCAGAACCCCGTCTATAGAAGTTTTTATCAAGCTTATTTAGAATACATTCAAAAAAGGTTTGAGAAAGAGCGGATATGGTCATTTCGTAATCAATTATTCGCTGATACTATTTATATTTGCTTAACAGCAGCATTGCTACAGTTTCAAGGAATAGGAGTAGATTCTACCCTGAGTATTGGTGGTAGTAGTATTTCCAAGCAAGGGCGTTATATTCAACATGGCGCGAGTATTAATGTTAAGGTATTTCTCCAAAATCAAGTTTATGTTTTCGGTTTAAAAAAAGCTACTAATAAACTGCTTGGCGATTGGCTGCTGACAGTGGAAATTCACCAATTAGACTTAACTGAGTTAGAGACTAAAAAATTAGACTTCCCCATCTGGGTGTTTTGGTATCGTCCGAATGATGAGGCGCTCTTACAGTTACATAAATATTTACAAAAATTAAATTTCAAAAGTGGATTTGTATTTTATTTACAAGTTCCTCCAAGCAATTTATCCCCTAGAGGTACAATACAAAGTTCTTCCGAATGGAAATTATTGCTTTGTCAATTACCCGATTTAATAACAGCACAAGGATTTTCTAGCACAGTTGCTCTCATGGCACGTTTGATTAAATCGGTAGTGGAGCATTCACTATGA
- a CDS encoding McrB family protein, whose product MRSLKERLWLNLPNTKQNIEDEHKFLEGFVTYIQFQGLAFPKRVIHAFHTSLKVQDISALVILAGISGTGKSELPQKYADYIGAQLLTLAVQPRWDSPQDLQGFYNYVEKKFKPTDLMRGLYQYNRDSAMKDRIVIVLLDEMNLARVEYYFSEFLSKLETRRSRPTYLEIDVGSLPLKDNERRLEIPQQFLFVGTMNEDETTQSLSDKVLDRANVITFGKPKNLQLRQQNQHQNGTGRPSGYLAYSDFKQWTKIPEPQSELVEKVKYYLDRANQVMEKMGHPFAHRVYQGITQYVVNYPLVESAFKFALADQFGQKLLPKLRGVMIDEAHEELEELEKIIA is encoded by the coding sequence TTGCGATCGCTAAAAGAACGCTTGTGGCTGAATCTACCAAATACGAAGCAGAATATCGAAGATGAACATAAATTTTTAGAAGGTTTTGTTACATATATTCAGTTTCAGGGATTAGCTTTTCCGAAGCGAGTAATTCATGCATTCCATACCTCGCTGAAAGTACAGGATATTTCAGCTTTAGTTATCCTAGCTGGAATTAGCGGCACTGGCAAAAGCGAACTACCACAAAAGTATGCTGATTACATTGGAGCGCAGTTGTTAACTTTGGCTGTACAGCCTCGCTGGGATTCTCCTCAAGATTTGCAAGGCTTTTATAATTATGTAGAGAAAAAGTTTAAACCAACTGATTTGATGCGGGGACTATATCAATATAATCGCGATTCAGCGATGAAAGACCGAATTGTAATTGTGTTGCTGGATGAAATGAATTTAGCGCGAGTTGAATATTATTTTAGCGAGTTTCTTTCTAAATTAGAAACTCGTCGCAGCCGTCCAACTTATTTAGAAATTGATGTTGGTAGTTTACCGCTTAAAGATAATGAACGCAGGCTAGAAATCCCCCAGCAGTTCTTGTTTGTAGGAACAATGAATGAAGATGAAACCACCCAGTCTTTATCAGATAAGGTGCTAGACAGAGCCAATGTTATCACTTTTGGTAAACCCAAAAACTTGCAATTGCGCCAACAAAATCAGCATCAAAATGGCACTGGTAGACCTTCAGGATACTTAGCATACTCTGATTTTAAACAATGGACAAAAATCCCTGAGCCTCAGTCTGAACTAGTAGAAAAGGTAAAATATTATCTTGATAGAGCGAATCAAGTGATGGAAAAAATGGGGCATCCTTTTGCCCACCGCGTCTATCAGGGAATTACTCAGTATGTGGTGAATTATCCGCTGGTGGAGTCAGCATTTAAGTTTGCCCTTGCGGATCAATTTGGGCAGAAATTATTACCCAAATTGCGGGGTGTGATGATTGATGAGGCTCATGAAGAGTTGGAAGAATTAGAGAAAATTATTGCATAA
- a CDS encoding XRE family transcriptional regulator — MTGHHKFSRLTEDFGATRKAKTAAKKTQLKQEMAIHELRQALKISQAELAEKLQVKQPAISRLEKRTDMYVSHLRQVIQAMGGELEIVARFADREVKINNFSELNL, encoded by the coding sequence ATGACAGGACATCATAAATTTTCGCGGCTTACTGAAGATTTTGGAGCAACTAGAAAAGCAAAAACAGCAGCGAAAAAAACACAATTAAAACAAGAGATGGCAATCCATGAATTGCGCCAAGCCTTGAAAATATCTCAAGCTGAACTGGCTGAAAAATTACAAGTAAAACAACCAGCTATTTCACGTTTGGAAAAACGTACTGATATGTACGTTAGTCATTTACGTCAAGTGATCCAAGCAATGGGAGGTGAACTTGAAATAGTGGCACGTTTTGCGGATCGTGAAGTGAAAATCAACAATTTTAGTGAGTTAAATCTTTAG
- a CDS encoding NAD-binding protein: MKPRIIVCNLGRTGYKVFRLLRQQGALVVGIHQQLIPGEAAGDIIVGELHASSTLTAAGIQQAHTLVIAGSDDAENLSIMMQARVLNPRIRIINRFYNTNLGDRLDQALPNHVSMSVVKLAAPVFTFAALGNQAIGQIKLFQQTWLIHEEYIDENHPLEGCKLSDLWDDLSRMLIYYQPVEGERNLVSAVVSGQQLKVGDRLIVAVQPRIRQKRKSLIKKGMKILGNLKQLQQHGRSVVMGGVVLLAIIFIATLTYMSTQLRISMIDALYFSVGMITGAGGNDIVEKAPNIIKLFTVFIMLIGAVVIGIWYALLNDFVLGNRFKQFWDAVRIPQSHHYIVCGLSGIGMAIVQQLHASGHEVVVIETDSNNKFINTVRELGIPVIESDTSFRVTLKASNINSAAAVLAVTFNDATNLEIALKAKGLTPNIPVVVNYADPDFAGMAQQVFGFEAVLSPAELAAPAFAAAALGGRILGNGITGDSLWVAFATLITPSHSFCGQQVKDAAISADFVPLYVERNSQTIHGWDLLEINLSDGDILYLTIHATRLYQLWRNTPSQLMAS; encoded by the coding sequence ATGAAACCCCGAATCATTGTTTGTAACTTAGGACGTACCGGATATAAAGTCTTTCGCTTGCTTAGACAGCAGGGAGCGCTAGTAGTTGGTATTCATCAGCAACTTATCCCTGGCGAAGCAGCAGGAGATATAATTGTTGGCGAATTACATGCATCTAGTACCCTGACAGCAGCGGGAATTCAGCAAGCACACACTTTAGTGATAGCTGGTTCTGATGATGCTGAGAATTTGTCAATTATGATGCAAGCACGGGTGTTAAATCCGCGCATTCGCATTATCAACCGCTTTTATAATACAAACTTAGGCGATCGCCTAGATCAAGCTTTGCCAAATCATGTGAGTATGAGTGTTGTCAAATTAGCAGCACCAGTATTCACCTTTGCAGCACTAGGAAATCAAGCGATCGGACAAATTAAATTATTTCAGCAAACTTGGCTGATCCACGAAGAATATATTGATGAAAATCATCCTTTGGAGGGATGTAAGTTAAGTGATTTGTGGGATGACTTATCACGAATGCTGATTTATTATCAGCCAGTCGAAGGTGAGAGAAATTTGGTATCTGCGGTAGTTTCTGGACAACAATTAAAAGTAGGCGATCGCTTAATTGTTGCTGTACAACCCCGCATCCGTCAGAAAAGAAAATCACTGATTAAAAAAGGAATGAAAATCCTTGGCAATCTAAAACAGCTTCAACAACACGGGCGATCGGTTGTAATGGGGGGTGTTGTACTTTTAGCGATTATTTTCATTGCCACACTCACCTACATGTCTACCCAACTGAGAATATCCATGATCGATGCTTTATATTTTTCTGTAGGCATGATTACTGGAGCAGGTGGTAATGATATTGTCGAAAAAGCTCCTAATATTATCAAATTATTTACCGTTTTTATCATGTTGATTGGGGCAGTAGTAATTGGTATTTGGTATGCCTTACTCAACGATTTTGTTCTCGGAAACCGCTTCAAGCAATTTTGGGATGCTGTAAGAATTCCTCAAAGTCATCACTATATCGTCTGTGGTTTAAGCGGTATTGGAATGGCTATTGTCCAGCAACTCCACGCCAGCGGACATGAGGTGGTAGTAATTGAAACAGACTCCAATAACAAATTTATCAACACTGTCCGTGAATTAGGTATTCCCGTAATTGAGAGCGATACTAGCTTTCGAGTCACACTTAAAGCAAGCAATATCAACTCTGCTGCCGCTGTGCTTGCTGTTACCTTCAACGACGCTACTAATTTAGAGATTGCCCTGAAAGCAAAAGGATTGACACCCAACATTCCCGTAGTAGTCAATTATGCCGATCCTGATTTTGCTGGCATGGCACAACAAGTTTTCGGCTTTGAGGCAGTACTGAGTCCCGCTGAACTTGCGGCACCAGCTTTTGCCGCTGCTGCACTAGGCGGACGAATCCTCGGCAATGGCATCACCGGAGATAGTCTTTGGGTAGCTTTTGCAACATTGATTACACCTTCACATTCCTTTTGCGGGCAACAAGTGAAAGATGCGGCAATATCCGCCGACTTTGTGCCTTTGTATGTAGAAAGAAATTCCCAGACTATTCACGGCTGGGATTTACTAGAAATCAACCTCAGTGACGGGGATATCTTATATTTAACAATACATGCTACGCGGTTATACCAGTTGTGGCGCAACACACCCTCACAATTGATGGCTAGTTAG
- a CDS encoding tetratricopeptide repeat protein has protein sequence MHPDALLVHLKTLQFYTTLYEVVKGIREAIALLVASSNYSPPKQTPQKLDERQYQVTSPINEADRLRENKKFEEAALKYKAALNLDPNSAYAYNCLGIALSNQGKLDEAIAELEIAVHLDLSSTLFRDNLEIYRNKKKGFWGHLFG, from the coding sequence ATGCATCCCGATGCATTGCTTGTGCATTTAAAAACGCTACAATTTTACACAACACTGTACGAGGTTGTTAAGGGAATTCGAGAGGCGATCGCCCTATTAGTTGCTAGCTCGAATTACTCACCCCCCAAACAAACTCCACAAAAACTGGACGAACGCCAATATCAAGTCACAAGCCCGATCAACGAAGCAGATCGTTTACGCGAAAATAAAAAGTTTGAGGAAGCAGCCCTCAAATACAAAGCAGCCCTCAATCTTGACCCAAACTCTGCATATGCTTACAATTGCCTGGGGATTGCACTGTCCAATCAAGGCAAACTAGATGAAGCGATCGCAGAACTGGAAATAGCTGTTCACCTCGATCTTAGTAGTACGCTGTTTCGTGACAACTTAGAGATTTATAGAAATAAGAAGAAGGGTTTTTGGGGACATTTATTTGGTTAG
- a CDS encoding low temperature requirement protein A, which translates to MANFLQPPRLRIGEETEEERRATWLELFYDLVFVVAVSQLAHNLHDDVTLSGFFGFVVLFIPIWWSWIGSTMYANRFDSDDVGHRLLTGLQMLAAAALAINIHHGLSDSSAGFALCYALGRAVLVAEYIRAGMHIPTARILTNYYATGFAVAALCWLVSAFVPIPWRFGFWVLGLIIDFATPLICSKIQIQLPPHPSHLPERFGLFTMIVLGEAIIAVVDGVSEQKWDVFSAIAAFFGLGIAFGLWWVYFDNLGGTPIQKARTEGKIGPMTIWLYTHLPLVIGIAATGVGVEKVLLSEQQIALPDAVRWLICGAVALCWLTLGILHRLGVIRYCKIRAKYRIGAVPVVLAIAIFGSSLLPIAVIGLLALVCLVQVVQDFSQSRPTTRLSEPEI; encoded by the coding sequence ATGGCAAATTTTCTACAACCTCCAAGATTACGCATTGGTGAAGAAACCGAAGAAGAACGTCGCGCTACTTGGCTGGAACTTTTTTATGATTTGGTATTTGTAGTTGCAGTTTCTCAACTGGCACACAATCTCCATGATGATGTCACTTTATCTGGATTTTTTGGCTTTGTTGTTTTGTTTATACCGATTTGGTGGTCATGGATTGGCAGTACAATGTACGCAAACCGCTTTGATAGCGATGATGTAGGACATCGGCTGCTGACTGGTTTACAGATGCTGGCAGCGGCTGCATTGGCTATCAATATACACCACGGTTTAAGTGATAGTTCGGCTGGTTTTGCTCTTTGTTACGCTCTTGGTCGTGCTGTACTTGTCGCCGAATATATCCGTGCGGGAATGCATATCCCCACAGCGCGGATTTTGACAAATTATTATGCTACAGGTTTTGCTGTTGCTGCTTTATGTTGGCTAGTATCCGCATTTGTACCGATTCCTTGGCGGTTTGGATTTTGGGTTTTGGGGCTAATTATTGATTTTGCCACACCGCTGATATGCAGCAAGATACAAATACAATTACCCCCTCACCCCTCGCACTTACCGGAGCGTTTCGGGCTTTTTACGATGATTGTTTTGGGTGAGGCTATTATCGCTGTAGTTGATGGTGTTTCTGAGCAGAAATGGGATGTTTTCAGTGCGATCGCAGCTTTCTTCGGTTTAGGTATTGCTTTTGGTTTGTGGTGGGTTTACTTTGATAACCTTGGTGGCACACCTATTCAAAAAGCGCGGACAGAAGGTAAAATCGGTCCGATGACTATCTGGCTCTACACTCATCTACCGCTAGTGATTGGCATTGCTGCAACTGGAGTTGGTGTAGAAAAAGTATTATTGAGCGAGCAGCAAATAGCTTTACCCGATGCAGTCCGGTGGCTAATTTGTGGAGCGGTAGCTTTGTGCTGGTTAACATTAGGTATTCTCCACCGCTTGGGAGTTATTCGCTATTGCAAAATCCGCGCCAAATATCGAATTGGGGCTGTTCCCGTTGTGTTGGCGATCGCAATTTTTGGTTCATCTTTGTTACCCATTGCCGTCATCGGGTTGCTAGCTTTAGTTTGCCTTGTACAAGTTGTTCAAGACTTCTCCCAAAGTCGTCCCACCACTCGCTTAAGCGAACCAGAGATTTAA